Genomic DNA from Desulfonema ishimotonii:
ATACCGGCCATATGGTTTTTGAACTCCGGCTGATCGAGGGTCCGCCGGAACAGCTCCAGGGTGATCTCCAGATCCCGGTATTCCTCCATGTCCAGATTGACGAATTTGGGTACGGCAGTGCCGTCTTTATGCACATAGCGATGTTTCATGGCCGCCCGGAAGAGCTGTGAGAGCCGGTCCATGAGGACATCAATGGTGTTTTCAATGGCCAGGGAGCTGATCTGGGAGAAGATGGTGGAGATTTTGACCGAGATGTATTCGATCTCCGGGTCTTCCATGTCCCTGATATAGGCCAGCAGGCGGGTCATGGATTCCCCTTCGCCCAGCACAGCCTCGCCCAGATGGTTGAGGTTCATGCGGACCCCGTCGGCTTTGCGTTTCTGCAAATGGGGGTAGAGCGCCTTTTTTTCGCCGGGGATGACCGAACGGGCGCTGTCCTCCCGGATTTTTTCGATCATTTTGGGGATGGAGATGCCGGGGGCATGGCGTCCGGCGGTCAGAAAGATGCGCATCAGCCCCTGTTCCGGAATGGAGAAGAACCGGGGGACGCCGTATTTTCTCAGCACATAGTTGACCTGATCGGCCACCCGTTTGTAATTTCCGGACCGGAAGCTCTGGTCGATCATTTTGGTCAGGATGACCTTGTCCATCGGGTTTCGGGTCAGGCGCATCATCTGCTTCTGGTATTTTTTTTCACGGGGTTTGATCAGTGTATTGGCCTTCTTCTGCCATTCCCCGGCCAGGGCAACGGCATCGCTGATAATGGGATCGTTGTGTTGGGTATTCATAGTAAAATCGCCTCCTGTATGGGGTTCAAGAATGCAGCATATTTTGTTTTGAGTGCGTCAGTCACAGGCTGGGTTGCTGCCTGTGAGCCGGATTCGGTTTTTCACGGTGCTTCCCGGCCCGGATGACGGAATTCACCTTATTTAACAATCTGAATTATACTGCTTTCACTTTGAAAACCGGCGTTTTTATTCTGACCGTCATTCCCGCGAAAGCGGGAACCCATCGTCATTCTGACGGGATGTCTGCTTTCGCAGGCATGACGCGGTTTCAGAGAAACCACCATTTTCAAGACGGTAGGACGGGGTTACGTCCCCGTCAGATATGACCGCCGATTTGCAGCGTGATGAAAATTCGGGCGGCGGGCGGGCACCGTTTCGGCGGGGACGTAACCCCGCCCTACCGTTCCGGCGCCGGGGTACGGATATGGTCTTCCATATAATCTGTAAACCAGCGGACGTGGCGCTGGGCAAGGATACGGGCTTCGGTGCTGCGCCCCTCTCTGACCGCGTTCACGATATCACAGAGATCCTGATAATTTTTCATCAGCACCCCCTGGTCCGCAGGCAGATACTGATCATAATAGCGGTGGATATTGTCGTGAACCATCTCATGGATCAGGATGTACATGGGGTTGCCGGTAATCCGGGCCAGACTCTGGTGCAGCTTTTTGTCCAGCTCCAGAAAATTCTTCCAGTGGGTCAGACCGGCGCTGACGTGTCTGTGGGCGTCCTCCAGAATATGTTCCAGCAGCGAGATGTCTTCCCTTTTCGCCTCCTGGGCGGCGATGGCCGCCACACTCCCTTCCACGCCCTCCCGGAATTCCGCCAGATGGTCCAGCGATATTTTCTGGGAGCGGATCAGGAGGTCAAGCCCCTCGGAGAACTGGTCGCCCGGCGAATCCTTCACAACAGATCCGCCCCCGGCCCCCACCCGGATCTCGATCAGGCCTTTCTGTTCCAGAACGCGCAGGGCTTCGCGCAGGGTGCCCCGGCTGGTTTTGAACATCTCTTTGAGTTCTCTTTCCGGGGGCAGGGAATCGCCGGGTTTCAGGGTGTTGCTCAGGATGGCCTCCTGAATCTGATCCACCACATCCTGAAAAATCCGGTTTTGTCTGGCAGCTCGAAATTTCAAGTTTTCTGTACTCCTTTACTGGGAAACGGTTTTGCCATTCGCCTGAACATATTACGACACCCGGTTCCGTGTTCGGCGCGATTTGCCGGATAAAGGTCGGACCGATGCCAAATATTATGAAAATATCTCCTCAATTTTCACTTTAAGCGGGATTAAAGTCATTTTTTTCTGATTTTGACATCAGATTTCGTCGGTTTCTCAGGCAATTTTGTATTTTTATATTTAATTATAAGCAGTTTATAATTTTTTTATAATGGTTAGACCAAAAATATTTGTTTTTAGTCAGAATGTCAAGCTGAAATAAGGGAAAATCGGGGAACCGTCTTTGTCAGCTTTGAAAATGAGTGGCCGGTGCGTGGGAACGCATGAGCGGCGCTCATGTACGCCGTGCCGGCAATACGGACAGTGCGCTGTCGGTGCGGGAATACCGGGGCCGTGTTGAATATCAGGTGGGAACGCGGAGCGGTCGGGCATTCACGGCTGCGGGAACTTTTCGGGGTGTGTCCCACTTTTTGCACAAAACATCTGCCGACTTCGGATGGCATAAGGGCATTTTCAGTCTGATCAGGATGCAATGCACTGAAAATATATGAACAATATTTTTTCACAACATTTATCGGGTATTCCGGTTCTCTGACAGAGAAATCCGATTCCGGCTTTTGTGCAAAAGACGGGACACAGCATATTGCTTTGAAAAAATTAAAAATATCGTCCTATTATTCTGTCGGTGGGTTTAACCCTGACAGTTTCCTGTGCAAAAAGAGGGGCACATCATTTTTCGTTCGGGTATGAATATATGATAACCTGAGTTCAATGAGTTATTCTTAAAATTCAGAGTGTTGGATGCAAATATTTTTTATGCCAAAGATTCCAAATACAAAAATACTTTGATTTTAGGTAATTGCAGATTTCAAGCTTTATCCCTTAAAGTCTCCGGTCAATTTGATCCGATATTAACCATTTGATATAAAAGATAAAAAAAACTCGTCGAACTCAGGTTATGATGAGACCGGGCGGACAAAGGTCAAACTTTGAACGCCCGGCGTGTTCGGGGGAGAGGGGCAGATTCGCAGAATACCGGCGAAAAGTCCCTGCCTTCAGGCATGGGGAGTGCGTCAGAGGGCGATCAGCAGGGCAAATCCTGCGATAATGCCCAGCAGTTCATATGGGAATCCCTTTTCCACCTCGAAGCTCTGGGGGATCGAAAACGCCCCTTCGTATCCGGTGGCGTCGATCCCGCTGGTGCGGATGTAATAAACCCCCGGCGTTTCGGGTTTTTCAAAGCTTGTTTCGGGCTTTTCAGGCTTCCGGTCAAGGAGGATTTCCCGGAACTCGGCATCCTTTGCCATCTGGAAGTGATAGGTTATCCCGTCGCCCAGATCGCCCCACCGGATTTTAATGATCTCGTCTCCCACCTCCGGTGTTTCAACCGGCGGCTGAGGCGGCGGCGGTATGGTGGTAAAGGCCAGCGTGTCGGACCAGTCACCTTTGTAACCGTCATCGGTGCCGGAGCGGATTCTGAAATACCAGGTTTTATAATCCGGAACCCTGACCCTGTATTCAGAGCCGCTGACATCATCCCGGTCGGTGACGACGGCCTGAAAATCCGCGCCTTCGGCCACCTGGACGTGGTAGCTGGTCGCACCCGCCACTTTGAGCCATTTGAATGTCACGGTGTCGCCCCTGTATTCGCTGCCGTCCTCGGGCGTATTGACAAAGGGCGGCAGGGGGTTGACGCGGATCTGTACCGGCTCCGCCCGGGAGGGCAACCCGTTCAGCCCCAGATCGTCGATGCTCCGGGTTTGCAGGTAGTAGCTGCCGTCTTCGATATCCAGAATGCGCACCGGCTCATTCGGCGGCACCTGTTTCTCAAAGACCACATCTTTAAACGCCGCATCTTTTGCGATCATCACCCGGCAGGCAACGGCCCCTTCAACGGAGTCAAAATGCAGCCGGAGCGGCAGACGTTTGTACAGCGGGCGGAAATCCCGGATGACCGGCGGGGGCAGCAACTTCTTCGGCGGGGTCGGCTTCCGGCCCCTGCTGACCAGGGTGCCTTCCCCCTGTTCGACCATGACCTGATCGCGCATTGCGTTCACCCCGACGGTTCCCTCCAGCACCTCAAAGCGCGAGTTCTCCGACGGGTCCACCGAGGTTCTGAATGTCGTCCCCCGCACACCGGCCACGCCGGTACGGGTGTGTATTCTGAAACGGGGAGTTCCACCCTTCAGCAGTTTCCGGACGTGGGCAATGGCACGGCCTGCCCGGACAAAGATGTCGTGTACCAGATAAGACGGGCCTTTTCTGAGGGCTTTGAGGATCCCGGTTTCTGTCTGATCCCGCAGAAAGAGCGTAGATCCGTCCTCACAGGTCAGCTCGACCGCGCTCTGTTCCCCGGTTTTTACCCGGCTCCCTTCCGGGACGCTGTCGCCCGCACTCAGGGGCGTCCAGATCTCCGTTTCAGGGGATTTAAGCAGCACCTCCCCTTTCAGGAAGGTCACTGTGGCGGCGACGGGGGTTCCCCGGAGCAGCCGGACCGGAACCAGGATCTCCATTCCGGGCCAGAGCCGGTTCGGATCTCTGATATTATTGATCTCTGCCACCTCATCCCAGTTCCGGGGATCTTCGAGGCAGCCTTCGCAGATGGTCACCAGATTGTCGCCCGGCCTGACGATGAACGTGACGGTATCGTTATCCGTCGCAAATGCCGATGATGCGGCAGCCATAAGCGCGCACCATGAGCAAAAAATGATCAGTCTCTTTTTCATTGCCCGTTTCATATGTTTCAAGGTTAATATTCAATCAGAGCGGTGTTGATCCCGATGATCACATGAACGGTTAGTGGATGTTCCCCTCCTGAATCGAAGATTCAGAAGGGGCTTCTGTCAGGTCTGAGCCTGAAGTGTGTGCATCCCCACACGCAAAATATCAAATATCTGCTGTCAGGGTTTTACATGCCTTGGTTTTCAGGCACAATCCGATACCTTTTCAAAGAACATTGTCCAAAATATATTGAATGCATCCTTTTCTGTCAACAGCGGTTTTCCGCCTGTATTTCCCCTCGCCGCAGAGCGGCCCGAAGCAGATACAGGCGGAAAAGCCGATTCATCCCCCACCTTCGCTATCGCTCAGGAAGGGGACTTCTCGGCGGAAAGTTAAAAACATTTGTGATAACGTTGTCAAGGTTCCCGGCATCGGGGGTGATAAAACAATATTCAAGGATTCCCGACATCTTTTCGTTGATGTGGGCGGCGTTGATGCGGATATAAAAACAGTTGTTCTCCTTTTTCCCGGCCTCCATTTTTCTGAAGCAGAGGTGGCGGAAGGGGAGGTTCAGTATTCGCTGGGAAAAGGCATAGGCCACGAGCCGTTCGGAGGTAACGGCAATGGCACCGGAAAAGGATCTTTTTTTCCATGAAAAAAACTGGGTCGAATTTCTGAAGTTCCGGCAGGTGATAATGACCCGGATACCCTCTTCCAGAATTCTGATTCTCTCCGGTTCAATGGCGGTCCTGACAGTTCTGGGAAGTTTGCCAACTCTGAAAAGCTGATAGGCCAGTGTTTTTTTAGCCATCTTAAGCCCCTATCCAAAAGTTCTCCGACTTTTTTTGTCATTCCGAACGAAGTGATGAATCTTAAGATTTCTCGCTTCGCCCGAAATGACACTGTTGTATTTTTATTAAAAAATTATTGATGGGGTACTTATTCTCCACGCCAGCGGCTTCTGAACATCTGTCCGGTATTATATCAGACAGTTGCCACAATTTTGAAATCCGTCCCTTTTGCGGCTTTAAATCAGAGATTGCGTCACAGAGAATCTGCCCTCTGCCGGGCTGAGCCGGGCGTCCGCCAATCTGCCGTTAAAGTGGGATGGGTAGCGGTAAACGATGAGGATACGGCTTTCAGACGATGGGGCGGATGCGGTGGCAGGGGGCGGAATGATCAGAGGCCCGTCGGCAGGGCCTCTGGTCTGAAGCTCTATTTTTTCCCGCCGAGATAGGCGTTCTGAACATCGGCATCGGAGAGCAGGGCGTCTGCCGAATCCGCCAGAACAATGTTGCCCACCTCCATCACATAGCCCCGGTGGGCCAGCTTCAGGGCCACACGGGCGTTCTGTTCCACCAGGATCACCGTTACGCCGGACCGGTTGATCTCCCTGACCGTGTCGAAAATGGTCCTGACCAGAATCGGGGCCAGCCCCAGGCTCGGCTCGTCCAGCAGCAGGATTTTCGGGTTTGCCATGAGCGCACGCCCCATGGCGAGCATCTGCTGTTCGCCGCCGCTCAGGGTGCCGGCCAGTTGCTCTCGCCGCTCCTCAAGGCGGGGAAACAGCTCGTAAATCCAGCCCAGGGTTTTTCTGACCCGTCCGGGGTCATTTGCCGTAAACGCCCCCAGGTTGAGATTTTCCCGGACCGTCAGGGTGCTGAAAACCCGGCGGCCCTCGGGGGACTGGGTAATGCCCGCCCGGACGATCTTATCGGCAGACATCCTGTGCAGGGCATCGCCCCGGAACAGAATCTGGCCGGAAGTGACGCTGACCAGACCGCTGATGGCCAGCAGGGTGGTCGATTTTCCGGCCCCGTTCGCCCCTAGGATGGTGACAATCTCGCCCTCGTCCACTTGGATGTTAACGCCGTGCAATGCCTCGACATTGCCGTATTTCACATGGAGATTCTTAATCTCTAGAAGCATAGTTTTTCCCTTTACCAGCGCCAGTATAGAATGAAAACCCGAAGAATGCAAATCATCCGTCTGTTGTCCCAGGATCTGTTCCCGGTTCATTCGTCCTCATCGGTTCCCAGATACGCCTCGATAACACGTGGATTTTCCTTAATTTCCTCCGGATGCCCCTCGGCGATCTTTTTGCCGTATTCGATAACCACCAGCTTCTGGCACGCCTCCATGACCAGGCCCATGTCGTGTTCGATCAGCAGGATGGTCAGCCCCCGCTCCCGCATCCTGCGGATCAGCCGGATGAGGCTGTCGGTCTCCTGTTCATTCATCCCCCCGGCCGGCTCGTCCAGAATCAGGAGCCGTGGCTTTGTGGCCAGGGCACGGGCGATCTCCAGCAGACGCTGGTTGCCGTAGGAGAGATTGGAGGAGAGCTGTTCCGCATCCTGCCGCAGTCCCACAAATTCCAGCTCCCTGAGTGCCAGTTTCAGGGCATCGCGCTCCTCTCTTCTCTGGGCCGGGGTGCAAAACATCCCGCCGAAAATGCCGGATTTCATGCGGCAGTGACACCCGGCCAGCACGTTTTCCAGCACCGAGAGGTTCTGAAAGAGCCGGATGGTCTGAAAGGTTCTGGCAATGCCCAGGGAGACGATTTTATGGGTGAGCAGCCCGGCGACCGACTGGCCGTCAAAGATAATGTCGCCGCCGTTGGGCTGATAGTTGCCGGTAATCAGGTTGAAGACCGTGGTCTTGCCCGCCCCGTTCGGTCCGATCAGTCCCACGACCGATCCGGCGTCCGCATCAAAGGAGACGTTGTCCACGGCGGTCAGGCCGCCGAATTTCTTGGTCAGTTTGTTCAGGGTTAACAGGCTCACGGGGTGCCCTCGCTTTCAGGAATTTTATCTATGGGAAACTTCCGGGGAAGGGGGGGCAGAATGCCCTGGGTCCGGAAGATCATCATGGCCACCATGGCCGCGCCGAAGATCATCATCCGGGCGTTGGCAAATCCGCGGAAGAGTTCGGGCAGGCCGATGAGCAGGAAGGCCCCCAGCAGTACGCCCGGAATGCTCCCCGATCCCCCAAG
This window encodes:
- a CDS encoding FadR/GntR family transcriptional regulator, encoding MKFRAARQNRIFQDVVDQIQEAILSNTLKPGDSLPPERELKEMFKTSRGTLREALRVLEQKGLIEIRVGAGGGSVVKDSPGDQFSEGLDLLIRSQKISLDHLAEFREGVEGSVAAIAAQEAKREDISLLEHILEDAHRHVSAGLTHWKNFLELDKKLHQSLARITGNPMYILIHEMVHDNIHRYYDQYLPADQGVLMKNYQDLCDIVNAVREGRSTEARILAQRHVRWFTDYMEDHIRTPAPER
- a CDS encoding FecR domain-containing protein, translated to MKKRLIIFCSWCALMAAASSAFATDNDTVTFIVRPGDNLVTICEGCLEDPRNWDEVAEINNIRDPNRLWPGMEILVPVRLLRGTPVAATVTFLKGEVLLKSPETEIWTPLSAGDSVPEGSRVKTGEQSAVELTCEDGSTLFLRDQTETGILKALRKGPSYLVHDIFVRAGRAIAHVRKLLKGGTPRFRIHTRTGVAGVRGTTFRTSVDPSENSRFEVLEGTVGVNAMRDQVMVEQGEGTLVSRGRKPTPPKKLLPPPVIRDFRPLYKRLPLRLHFDSVEGAVACRVMIAKDAAFKDVVFEKQVPPNEPVRILDIEDGSYYLQTRSIDDLGLNGLPSRAEPVQIRVNPLPPFVNTPEDGSEYRGDTVTFKWLKVAGATSYHVQVAEGADFQAVVTDRDDVSGSEYRVRVPDYKTWYFRIRSGTDDGYKGDWSDTLAFTTIPPPPQPPVETPEVGDEIIKIRWGDLGDGITYHFQMAKDAEFREILLDRKPEKPETSFEKPETPGVYYIRTSGIDATGYEGAFSIPQSFEVEKGFPYELLGIIAGFALLIAL
- a CDS encoding ABC transporter ATP-binding protein; its protein translation is MLLEIKNLHVKYGNVEALHGVNIQVDEGEIVTILGANGAGKSTTLLAISGLVSVTSGQILFRGDALHRMSADKIVRAGITQSPEGRRVFSTLTVRENLNLGAFTANDPGRVRKTLGWIYELFPRLEERREQLAGTLSGGEQQMLAMGRALMANPKILLLDEPSLGLAPILVRTIFDTVREINRSGVTVILVEQNARVALKLAHRGYVMEVGNIVLADSADALLSDADVQNAYLGGKK
- a CDS encoding ABC transporter ATP-binding protein — encoded protein: MSLLTLNKLTKKFGGLTAVDNVSFDADAGSVVGLIGPNGAGKTTVFNLITGNYQPNGGDIIFDGQSVAGLLTHKIVSLGIARTFQTIRLFQNLSVLENVLAGCHCRMKSGIFGGMFCTPAQRREERDALKLALRELEFVGLRQDAEQLSSNLSYGNQRLLEIARALATKPRLLILDEPAGGMNEQETDSLIRLIRRMRERGLTILLIEHDMGLVMEACQKLVVIEYGKKIAEGHPEEIKENPRVIEAYLGTDEDE